The genome window cgatttcaccacttaacaacaaccgtgcgcggatttcatcattgtagctgttatccgttgtgattttcgatcctagataggagaaattgtcaacggtctcaaagttgtattctcctaaccttattcttcctgaccagtgcggtttgatgttgctggttggttcgtcttcggtgctgacgttgccaccatatactttgtcttgccttcattgatgtgcagcccaagatctcgccccaatagccgcctgctcgatctggatgaaggcagtttgtacgtctcgggtggttcttcccatgatgtcgatatcgtcagcataggccagtagttgggtggacttaaagagtatcgtacctcttgcatttacatcagcatcatggatcactttctcgagggctaggttaaagaggacgcatgatagggcatccccttgtcatagaccgttgttgatgttgaatggtcttgacagtgatcctgctgctttcatctggcctcgcacattggtcagggtcagcctagtcagtcttattaatttcgtcgggataccgaattctttcatggctgtgtacagttttaccctggttatgctatcataggcttaAAGCCGCctagtcgatgaatagatggtggaactgttccatattccaacagtttttccatcgcttgccgcagagacaaaatctgatctgttgctgatttgcctggagtgaagcctctttggtatgtgccaatgatgttctgggcgtatggggctatccggcctagcaagatctcatagatggtactcagcaacgtgatacctctataattgctgcactgtgtgaagtccccctttttatatatgagacagataatgcctcgttgccagtcgtcaggcattgattcgctgtcccataccttgagaacaagttgatgaaccacttggtgtaactggtcgcctccatatttaactaatgtggctgtatttccatcggctcctggcgacttatgattttgacggactgtttctcctaaactttgtggtggcagtatttgtccgtcgttttcagttggcgggacctccaactcgccgatgttctggttgttcagtagctcatcaaagtactcgacccatcgctctaatttgcccattctgtcggaaatcagatttccctctttgtctcggcaggatgagcatcgagttgtataaggcctgcctgctgacttattggttgCGCGCCTGGTGGGGTTGCCCCctttacttttctagtttacagacttgttggttcttccagactTCCTtctcccgtctgtgaagtcgcttctccgctcgacggaattcgtcataaatctctgcgcgtgcccgcgttctttgagaatgcagcattactcggtatacggcattcttccgttccgttgctagcttacattcatcgtcaaaccagccgttccgactcgttgtgcggctggggccaagtacgtttCTGATCGTATCCACGTTCTTCAgggggttgtgaagatcatttgttgatgcttcatctccaggtcctctgttgactgcagttattgcggcatccatttccctcttataggtgtcgcggagggctgtgttgtggatggcttcagtgttcactcttacctgattgtcagaggggattctaggtggtattgttattcgagctcggagcaccatgccaacgagatagtgatccgagtctatattggcccccctatatgttctgacattcatcaaggctgagaagtggcggcgttcgatcaacacgtggtcaatttggttgaaagtggttccgtctggagaggcccacgtatgtttgtggactgctttgcGCGCAAACcgtgtacttccaacaaccgtttcgtgtgaccctgctaattgaataattcgcattcgcattatcatttgtattttcgtgtaagctatggaagccaacgtgtcgcctgaatatgggctccatccctacttggctgttaaaatccccaagtatgatttggatgttatatctgggacaggcttcgagggttcattcttttgcttcgtagaaggtatccttctccgcctctgcagtctcctctgtaggggcgtgaacgtttatgaggctgatATTTATACACTtgtctcggaagcgcagagtgcatagcctttcgcttatattttcaaagccggtaacaggtttcattttttggctgaataaGAAATctcctccgagcacatggtttactggatggtcactataatatatggtgtaggggctcttctccaggaaaccggtccctgtccaacacacCTCCTGTAATGCTGGtacatcaggcctatattgggacagggtatcagctagctgcttatcagctttatctctgtacatggagcgcacgttccttgagaaaatgcgcaaatcattatttcgttgtcgttgccgggatcGTCGCTGTATAatctgtccagtccgaggctcctattgtagcttcgtaacaagctgttttccgtgaagggttgtcagctctacccaacccccaacctggaggaccagttggtacaatttgtcccgtttttaggcgccagagactcgccttcatccttctccgtctgcagcttttcattaagaaagagcacccagcggtcaccacgtggaggtggagatagggtttggtagtagagcagttggtgttggttcagcaggcatttcccaggttttatgctccatcgtgggtatcaatccacgtttcgccctgggacctacactactctttgaccaccagaAAAAGTAATGGGCTTCATTCAAGGAAATGAATCTTTCATCGCCAGACACTAAATAGAGAGAGCTAATGGATGCCGGATGTCTGGATGGCTGGGTGGTTAGGGTGTAGGGGTGTGACAATGCTGTCATAAGTTGTCATACACATATCCGTCAACTGTCAGATCCTGGCTGTCAATCTACAGTCATAATTTCAATTCCGCGTGTTTGTAATTTGagttaaataaaaagtttaattgtTAGCTACAAATCGCGTTTAATCTACAAACGTTTACACCCAATAGCTACAGTGGTGACCCCGGAAactattttctcaaaaatttttCCCAAAATCGCTATGCCTGAGTCGGATGCCGACAAATTCAGCGATGCTTCGGATGCGTTGCAAATCAACGAGGAAATCGCCGAAATTCGTAAAGTCAAATTTCTCGAATTTTGGAAATCTCGACCGGCGCTCTGGTTCGCCCAAATCGAGGCCCAATTCCTCGTTCACAACATTCGATCCGATCAGACCAAATTCAATAAACTCGTTTGTGAACTAGACTATTCCATTCTCGAACAAGTCGCCGATATCATCGAGTCCCCACCCGAAAAAGATCGCTACAACAAAATTAAAACACGTCTCATCAAACAATTTACTGAATCCGAAGGCAAACGACTCCGAAAATTGCTAAATGATGTCGAACTGGGTGATCAAAGACCATCCGATTTGCTGCGCAAAATGAAACTGCTCGCAGGAGATAACGTTGGATCCGAACTGTTACAATCGATATGGATGCAACGGCTTCCCGAAAATATCCGCGCTATTCTTGCCTCGATGGACAGCACCGATAACGACAAACTCGCTGAGATCGCTAACAAGATTTTAGATGCTCGTGAAAATCGAATCCGTTCAGCAGCTTTCCACGAATACTTTTAATGGTCTAAACTCATTGAAAGAGGAAATCCGATCGCTGCGTGCAGAAATACAAAACCTCAAACGTGATCGAAGCTCTCAATTTCACGAATCTCGAAATCGTAATCGCAGTTCGTCGCAAAGCAGACAAAAATCGAGGTCAGCAACACGCAATTTTCCACAAATATGTCGCTATCATCGAAAGTTCGGCGCAGCAGCGATAAAGTGCATCAAGCCATGCACATATACAAACCCGGAAAACTAGCAAAGTCGTTGTTGAATGAGGCGACCAGCAACGACTGCCTAGAAAATCGCCTATTTATTGCCGATAAAACAACCAACATACGCTATCTCATAGATTCAGGTGCCGAAATTTCTGTTTTTCCCCGAAGGCTGATTCGCGAAACTTTAAAACCGAAAAGCCTACGTCTCTTCGCTGCCAACGGTTCCACCATTTCGACTTTCGGAGAAAAACTGATATGTTTAAATCTCGGCCTCCGTCGGCCATACAAATGGATTTGCTGATGTCGCCCGTCCGATACTGGGAGCCGATTTTTTAAAACAACATGGACTGTTAGTCGATGTATTAAACAAACGTCTCATTGACACCACGACAAAACTCGGAACGTCTTGTGTTGTCAAAAGAACGACCCACAGTGGAATTTTCACCGTTCACAACGACTCCCCGTATCACGAACTACTGAAACAATTTCCTAGTATAACGAACCCgagctcaattaacaaaaagccTGCAAGTAACGTTCGACACTTTATAAAAACCACCGGCCCTCCCGTAGCAGCTCGTGCTAGGCGTCTTACACCAGATAAGTTGGAAATAGCTCGGAAAGAATTCGAATATATGTTGGAGCAGGGCATTTGCCGCCCATCTTCGAGTCCTTGGGCTAGCCCGTTACATTTGGCCCCCAAGAAAGACGGATCCTGGCGACCCTGCGGGGACTACCGCGGGCTAAACGCTGTCACAGTTCCAGACAGATATCCGATCCGTCACATTCACGACGCAACTGCTGGTTTGGCAGGTAAGaaagttttctcaaaaatcGACCTCATACGTGCGTTCTATCAAATATTAATGGCTGAAGAAGATATCGAGAAGACTGCCGTCATTACCCCTTTCGGCCTCTTTGAATTTCTGGTCATGACGTTCGGTCTGAGGAATGCAGGCCAGACTTTCCAAAGACTAATGGACGAAGCTCTTGGAGGCCTAGACTTTGCAGTCAGCTACATAGATGACATTTTAATTGCGTCCGACAACTTTGAACAACATCTCGAACACTTGCGATTAGTTTTTGAGCGTTTGGAAAAATTTGGCATTGTCATCAATCTTTCGAAATGCGTCTTTGGAGCCCAACAAATCGAATTTCTCGGTCACTTGATCGACGCAAACGGAATTCGCCCAATACCGTCACGTGTTGAAGCCATCTGTAACCTAAAACGACCAACAACAGTCAAGGAGTTACGACAAGCACTcggaattttcaatttctatagacgttttttgaaaaattccgcAACTACGCAAGCACCACTCAACGAATTTTTGAAGGGCAGCAAGAAGAACGACACACGAACAATTGACTGGATAACGGAAACCATCAACGAGTGGGAATCATGCAAAACTGACCTCGCGAACGCCACTCTTTTAGTGCATTTTAAACCAAACGCCCCGCTTTCAATTACCACTGATGCCTCTGATGTAGCCATCGGCGCGTCTTTAGAGCAGTATCAAGACGGAGAGTGGAAACCATTGGCTTTTTCAAACGAAAACTCAGCCcagcagaaaagaaatatagcacctacgatcgagagctGCTAGCTATCTTCGCCACTATCAAACACTTCCAATATATACTGGAAGGATCAAATTTTTGCATAAAAACCGATCACAAGCCTCTCGTTTATGCTTTTTCTCAAAAACCGAATCATGCTTCGCCTCGCAAGTACGCCAGCTAAATTACATATCGCAATTTTCAACGCATATCAGCCACGTACCAGGAAAGAGCAACGTAGTCGCCGACTTACTATCACGAGTTGACGCCATTTCCATGCCATCTTCGTTCACCGCAGACAAACTATCGCATGAACAGCAACAAGATCAAGAACTTCAAGCCTTACTAAATAGCAACACAACATCATTAAAACTACAAGCAATACAGACTGCAGGACAACTTCCAGTTTATTGTGATGTAACCGACAGTAAAGTCCGACCATACATCCCTACTCAACTTCGACGAAAAGTATTCGACACTATTCGCCAGCTCGCTCATCCAAGCGGACGTTCCACATCGCGACACATTTGCAACAAATTCGTCTGGCCGAATATGCGTAAAGACATCCTGTTATGGTGCCGAACATGCATACCGTGTCAACGTTCGAAGGTAAGCAGACACACGAAGAACGTTCCTCAGCATATCACCATTCCCGATGGTCGATTCGATCAGGTACACATCGACATAGTTGGCCCGTTCCCACTCTCGAAAGGTTTCAAATATTGTTTGACAAAAACTGGGTCGATTCTTTACCAACCATTCTACTTGGACTACGATCGTGTTACAAGGATGATTTAAACGCATCATGTGCCGAGCTCATGTATGGATCCACTGTACGACTGCCAGGTGAATTTTTCGATGATCAAACTGTTGACGATAATCCAGCTCAATTCGTGAATCAACTACGAGAACAAATGCGTAATATTCGTCCAACACAATCAGCACATCACAAGAAACCTGTCGAATTCGTACACCGAAACTTAAATTCTGCCACACACGTATTTCTACGAGATGATCGAGTTCGTACATCATTATCGCCACCTTACTCAGGTCCGCATCCTGTTATCGAACGAATCACCAATCGTCTATTTCGAATTGAAGTTAATGGAAAGAACTTCAACGTCTCAACAGAACGACTAAAGCCAGCCTTCTTCCTGAATGACGAAAATAAAACTCACCAGGATCTTAAACGAACATATTTGTATTCCAGAGCGCCACCGAAACACACTTATCCTCCAGCGAAAAGTCATCGTGACGGCAATGTCACTCGGGGGAGAGTGATGTAGGGGTGTGACAATGCTGTCATAAGTTGTCATACACATATCCGTCAACTGTCAGATCCTGGCTGTCAATCTACAGTCATAATTTCAATTCCGCGTGTTTGTAATTTGagttaaataaaaagtttaattgtTAGCTACAAATCGCGTTTAATCTACAAACGTTTACACCCAATAGCTACAagggcacaaggctgtcgtacggaaggtcgcggtttaaatctcgctggtggcagtgagatttgtattgtgatttgacgtcggatacaagtcgactcagttgtgaatgagtacctgagtcaaatccgggtaataatctcgggcgagcgcaatgctgaccacattgcctcgtataggatactgtaatactgtagtgtaccgttacggtcttgaatgaagggcttTAATAcacgtcaaggccctgatccaatatggattgttgcgccaacgattattattattaaaggatGCGGATGCCGAGATGCCACGGATACTACAGTCACAGCATTCTACCAAACATAAACATGTGGTTTGCATATAGTCCTTGCTTAGTCTTCAAAAAAAGGAGCAGTTTATCGTAAGTGCATGTGAACCTTTACCCTAGATTCTGTTGTCACCAATTTGCTTGGATGCCACCGAAGGTAGATCAAATATAGTACTTGACTTATGCCCCAGGGAGCATATTATGATAGAACATCAGCAAAATTATTCACGGGTCAATAAAATTTCAGGCGACATGCGACGAATATTGTTAGTGCATTTCCTTCCTCGTAACCACACGTATATTCGTTTCGTGCTTTACCGGAAGTCTGTACGCTCGGTCTGGTTGATACAAGAGGTACCAGGAACTACTCAACTTGGTGAATAATTCTTGTTACATTTTGCAGAACATTCAGTCAGGAATATGATCAAAGCGGAAGGTATTTCTCCTGCTGGGATGTCATATCTTTGGCATCATTATCACTACTCAGTTCTCTGCCACTCATTTAAATGGAAGTTACGTAAATTGACATGCAAATGATTTTCACTGGAAATAACAAAAGTTCAAAACAAGTTCGACGTAGCTTTGCATAAAAATGTTCAGGTAATAAGGAGGAGTCTCTCTTGTTGTGCAGCGTCTGGGATCTCTTATGTTTACAAGTTTTGAACAAGTTCCCTTTCAGGCTAAGAAAACTGCAGAAACTTTGTTAAAATGTTTGCCATCAAATTAAGTAACTTGCATTGTTTGAAGCAGGGAgggatgttctttgtgatattTAGTGTGAATTTCACAAATTTATTcggaaagattgttgtaaaTAAACTGCTCTGAGAGGAACTCTTGCAAAGTTTTTGATTGGATATAAAGAGGTTCTCCTTAGAAATGATGAATGATTGTCTCAAATCTCGTTTCTTGGAATAAGCACGCAAGGTGTATGTATAATAGAAGGTTTCAGCTTGTAGGCGTGTGACAATGTAACTCCCTTACATAGAGGAAGATTGGCTCCACCGACAAGAACCATCAGAAATTATGATGATTGTCCAATTAAAAAGAAACCCTCATTCTGCCGCCTTGATTAATATTCCATTCGGgataagaaagaaaaattaataatttatagCAGCAACGATTCCACTTCATCTTCTTGACATTCTGTAATGTTGCCTTTCAGAAAACCTGGCAAGTGATTAATTTCTTAGGACGGGAAGCGGAAATCCAATATTAGCGTTCCGTCTTGGAAGTCGTCTTTGATATTATTAATGACTTAAACACGTGTCGTTAAGTAAAAGTTGACAGGAGATGATTTGGTATATTTTCCTATCAAAATAAGAATGCAATGTACATATGGGCACGTCGGGGTGAATTGGCTTCCAAACTTTTCTTTGGCAGTTGTTATTGGAATCGATAAGCAGAGAGGGCTTGATATTATGATTTTTGCCATATCATTGAGCTAATAAGTGGTTTCCACCAGCTTTCCGGACGTCAGTCTTCATATTTTCTGTTAAAGAATGTAAGTAAGCATATGGCAATGTATGTCGATGCGTCGCTATGAGAATATTCTAATGCTTGTCGCGAGAAGCAGTTGCTGGCTCAGAGTATCATAAGAATTTTGAATGTGAATAGTCTATGTAGTATGGTAGCTTCTTGTGTCACATGAGAAGCAATTTTGTTGTATTATATGGGACATAAATCGTATCCCGGAtattttcattcattctttgggaaaagttgaattttcaactccatcCCCTGGAGGGACAAGGGTAGGAGCtttcttttcaaagccgatgaaaaTTCAGGCGGTAAGTTACGACCCCCTCGAAGTAGGACTATTTTGATGTCAAAATggtagggtttaattttgaactcCAATCTTGCAGGAGTAAAGGGAGAGTATGACCGGAGACCTGAGAGGTCCTCTCTCTCAAAGCACGTTGAAAAATCACGGCGGTGACTGGATTGGGTGTTCTTCGTTTGTGTCTCCAGATAAAAGATAAATAACAAGGGCCAGGATATTGCAGAGCCCTATGTAGGTGACAGTAATGTGGTGAACGTCTTTCGGTAGTATTGTTCCCTTTAGACATTCCTGCTGGGTGTGCTAGTCCCCagcccaagtaaaggaggagggtttgaggcaacgtattctgtactatcctcagcaaaacaaaaataaaatgctgtgattagggaaagagataaatagagtataattggggttattccactatgctaaacatgacctgatctctcttggtgacaggtaccGCGACAGGCCGAGCAAGAAGGTGCATACAATGTCGATAGAAACATGATGATCGCAttaagtcacaagcctcggaatcTGATCTAGGGCGCCCACTTCAgtcaacgcggcaggacggaGCCCGGTCCTGTGGCGAAATGGGCAAGAGTTATTGACCcatggacgacgtcaggacgtaagcaagttagtccgaacaaagcaaatacgtatctgcacggcaaatgttggcacccttactggaaagaccgagcaaCTCGCAAAAGCTTTCCGGAAAAGAGCGTTGGTACTGCGCTATGCGATAAATccgatggtttggtgccaaaagttgtgacattgaacgcgaaggCGGTAAAAATGGATGTAAACTTctgtattttggtaacccacacactcaatacggtgttggcattgtcatctcagagcaTTTCGTgaagccattaaagaagtcgcacgatttgatgattggctgaCGAAGattaccattatatcagctgatcgcactattcacttcttcatcgcgtacgcacctgaagccaagagagatgccttctgacaacttctcgatgaaaacatTTGTCACGTCATGCGGGTGAAAAGGTTgacggtaacagatgccatgggggaaagcggttcagagcgcgcaatgagggtggcgggcgtataatcgattttgtggatgCCCAGTTATGAATACATTGATTATCTCattttcttacattttatagtgggaacagtaaaacgcaaatcgactatagtCTCATAAGAAGCCAACATTTTATcactgtcatcatcatcatcaacgaagcaacaaccggtatccggtctaggcctgccttaataagaaactccagacaccccggttttgcgccgaggtctaccaattcgatattcctaaaagctgtctagcgtcctgacttacgccatcgctctatctcaggcagggtctggcttgtcttctttttctaccataaatattttcccactgtcactgattgcaaagccgttccctatgagacaatcgcacctcaacatcggccgttgatttaagccaccgataaaacagcgtggggAACGCACTTGCCTGCCGCTCATTAAACGGTCGCGATGTCGTGAGTAGGAAGAAGAAATCATCTCACTCACGCAagcaaagaaacgcctctaccacaaattgttcgacgataaaacgcttgctaattggcaaatttataagaatgcaaaccggaaagcaaaaaaagcgatcgctgtcacccgagcggcccattacaaaaatctgtaCGGTAAACTGGTCACTCGGGACGGCGAGAGAAGTCTGTTTTGACTTGCCAAAACCCGAAACGAAagcacacagaatatcgaacacttctgttgcgttaatgacaagaacggtgctttgattaccaactgtcgagccgcaacggatagatggtgggAACACTTCGAGCTGatctcaactgaagaatttgcttatcctccacttccacaatcattgccgacatttgcagcagctccacctgtcagcgcaactgaagtcgaggaagcaataaaacgaatgaaatcggggaaagcaacaggacctgacgacatcgcatctgagctctggaaagcgaagagctgggactcaacactgtggctcagttaattctttattcggattattcaggaaggtagaacaccatcacggaatcgttgaaataactgtgaataaagccagatttgttaaaaactgcggaactactaacgcaatatacgctgcacggttactcatggagaaaaaccgtgagaagcatcgcccctc of Hermetia illucens chromosome 4, iHerIll2.2.curated.20191125, whole genome shotgun sequence contains these proteins:
- the LOC119653940 gene encoding uncharacterized protein LOC119653940; this encodes MPESDADKFSDASDALQINEEIAEIRKVKFLEFWKSRPALWFAQIEAQFLVHNIRSDQTKFNKLVCELDYSILEQVADIIESPPEKDRYNKIKTRLIKQFTESEGKRLRKLLNDVELGDQRPSDLLRKMKLLAGDNVGSELLQSIWMQRLPENIRAILASMDSTDNDKLAEIANKILDARENRIRSAAFHEYF